From Bacillus cereus group sp. RP43, the proteins below share one genomic window:
- a CDS encoding binary toxin-like calcium binding domain-containing protein yields MKKLKPALSVLGSVSMALTLASPALADVKQPNPGSTVEIFKENTNAKKEDKNFTLGSDGEIGSLITQNIEMANNDWDKDGISNDLEINGYKIEFNSQTGKNEAKAWDPEKDKGKPKFISNPMNANTDGDPFTDMYEVENYNNDSDTNFNPIVANMPNLQIGVKRIEVIPIATITDNNGGSVSRGWEKSVSTQHSFNVGLSGSGGVEGSAAGPVPSGSVSANVGYGYSKTTTETESYTNNFDWSTATTVDTANAAKLRVHLEYKNVGTASAENVSPHFNIRLGNKIINTVKATQDRYKANYLSTEKGGRNKTEVVIDSLEGQADANIVLSLDELKAVEQGELLAIEVLPTSTMDLSIEKGEEVMHLGDSGRYESRVNAATEQLETDIGNIPKFRIYSPKDKSLADKPALSYNEVFQHINIDTNKVKHIVNKAKSNNQVSVVSDNNGTDALNALKAGQGDRSYLHKDSVHGAFAKLQQPTLVESSYDPVTQKIRASILPGLFGVSNEISTTYRTKWSGPSKTVTLVKRENGYTYESRENIHPIKSEIAAHREVTFEINDAHNLTPTQKIDAEIKANKEFEDYVVDNSGEFVTEGVPYTVASYGNTAYWGSHHAGNKWEYLWAEKSSDEKVNVIIERVGQPKPGKPIKKDEEVLIKFQSPIYSDYAYLKLQDSYIHLDQKQNASTFKFNHAYPKNFTGHHKQWNILSNGNKLKVGYLIDYMKYGNGENGTDTIAWNLSRAQ; encoded by the coding sequence ATGAAAAAATTGAAGCCAGCACTTAGTGTATTAGGTAGTGTATCGATGGCACTGACTTTAGCATCTCCTGCTTTAGCAGATGTGAAACAACCGAATCCAGGAAGTACAGTTGAAATATTCAAAGAGAATACAAATGCAAAAAAGGAAGATAAGAATTTCACGCTCGGATCTGATGGGGAAATAGGTTCGCTCATTACACAAAACATTGAAATGGCAAACAACGATTGGGACAAAGATGGTATTTCTAACGACTTAGAGATTAATGGATATAAAATTGAATTCAATTCACAAACTGGAAAAAATGAAGCGAAAGCATGGGATCCCGAGAAGGATAAAGGGAAACCAAAATTTATATCGAATCCTATGAATGCAAATACGGATGGTGATCCGTTTACTGATATGTATGAGGTTGAGAATTATAATAATGATTCTGATACTAATTTCAATCCGATAGTTGCCAATATGCCAAATTTACAAATTGGTGTCAAAAGAATTGAAGTAATTCCTATTGCAACCATTACGGATAATAATGGCGGATCTGTTAGCAGAGGATGGGAAAAAAGCGTATCTACACAACATTCATTTAATGTAGGTCTAAGTGGCTCAGGTGGTGTAGAAGGCTCAGCAGCCGGTCCTGTTCCTTCCGGAAGTGTTTCAGCAAACGTGGGATACGGATATTCAAAAACAACTACTGAAACGGAGAGTTATACAAATAATTTTGATTGGTCTACCGCAACAACTGTGGATACAGCGAACGCAGCAAAATTACGGGTACATTTGGAATATAAGAATGTAGGCACAGCATCCGCTGAAAATGTTTCGCCTCATTTTAATATTCGTTTAGGAAACAAAATTATTAATACTGTAAAGGCAACACAAGATCGTTATAAGGCAAACTATTTAAGTACAGAAAAAGGTGGACGGAATAAAACAGAAGTAGTAATTGATAGTTTAGAGGGACAAGCAGATGCGAATATTGTCTTATCATTGGATGAATTGAAAGCTGTTGAACAAGGGGAACTTCTTGCGATTGAAGTTTTACCTACAAGTACAATGGATTTATCCATCGAAAAAGGTGAAGAAGTTATGCATTTGGGAGATTCAGGGAGATATGAATCTAGAGTAAATGCAGCTACAGAACAATTAGAAACAGATATAGGGAATATACCAAAGTTTAGGATATATAGTCCTAAAGACAAATCTCTTGCTGATAAGCCAGCCTTATCCTATAACGAAGTTTTTCAACATATTAATATAGATACGAATAAAGTAAAGCATATTGTAAACAAGGCTAAAAGTAATAATCAAGTATCAGTGGTTTCAGATAATAATGGAACTGATGCATTGAACGCTTTAAAAGCGGGGCAGGGCGATCGCAGTTATTTACATAAAGACTCTGTACACGGTGCTTTTGCAAAACTACAGCAACCAACATTAGTAGAAAGTAGTTATGATCCTGTTACGCAAAAGATTCGGGCATCAATCTTACCTGGTTTATTTGGGGTGAGCAACGAGATCTCTACTACTTATAGGACAAAATGGAGTGGTCCCTCAAAAACAGTAACACTAGTTAAACGTGAGAATGGATATACATATGAGTCTAGAGAAAATATACACCCTATTAAATCTGAAATTGCAGCGCACAGAGAAGTTACATTTGAAATTAATGACGCACACAATCTAACACCTACACAAAAGATTGATGCAGAGATTAAAGCTAATAAAGAATTCGAAGATTATGTAGTAGATAATTCAGGTGAATTTGTTACAGAAGGAGTTCCTTATACTGTAGCTTCATATGGAAATACAGCTTATTGGGGAAGTCATCACGCCGGGAATAAATGGGAGTATCTTTGGGCTGAGAAATCTAGCGATGAAAAAGTGAATGTAATTATTGAAAGAGTAGGTCAACCTAAACCTGGAAAACCAATTAAAAAGGATGAAGAGGTATTAATTAAATTCCAAAGTCCTATTTATTCAGATTATGCATATTTAAAACTTCAAGATAGTTATATCCATTTAGATCAAAAACAGAACGCAAGTACTTTTAAATTTAATCATGCATATCCAAAGAACTTCACTGGACACCATAAGCAATGGAACATACTATCTAATGGTAACAAGTTAAAGGTGGGATATTTAATCGATTATATGAAATATGGTAATGGAGAGAATGGAACTGATACTATAGCATGGAATCTATCAAGAGCTCAGTAA
- a CDS encoding PAS domain S-box protein, with protein sequence MIIKDYFINLSIFSLLVSAAIFVQVFTSHSRRYFEKFYGGIIAVTLMFFSFPYMGFSYDLRVVPLILSYIYFGRIAGWITLISIIIMRIFYIGGYWEPPVIAYLGMGILFTVFKTYFKNLNPFKSASLYFSVFVGIKWLVGVFFNTTLLYTQGLLYIALGLLIGLFLMEAYQRLYYLTQDLTKMNRKLKKSKQELTDTVHELQGGIFKFKKVGKHFIHTLCDGQFYYQNGFYSEQVVGKSLRTIDASIVPPHLVPQLMKYYLQAWEGKEIIFELAWPNDKTIILIALRPIKRNGQVIEVVGSTVDITERKKVESELRATKELLESFIKHNVDAITISDREGHILQANKAYEKIFGWSSHEIIGKRLPCVPDFLMDESLKNIRKILTRESVVTRLETVRQRNDGSLLDVSLTVSPILDVRGNVIALSAICRDISERKQAERERHRLHQQLSDSEMKYRALIEQATDAVYVVELNEDQVPSRFIEVNPVGCKRFGYSREELLSLPFPNAVPQDSPMIIKLLEKIREGQTSFTLQDEYVFPTGKIITTEFSVRVFNLNGKKVFLSISRDITERLKTEELLRKSEKLAVVGQLATAMAHEINNPLTAMKGFMQLLKSTENENNQGYIDIVSSEIERIESITTEFMAVAKPQVVKIQPNDISVLMDQVLMLLQPQVMMNNIQIRIDFTPDIPLIPCEGNQLKQVFVNILKNAMESMPTGGEILIQIDKLENDQISIRFIDQGCGIPKERIPYLGEPFYSIKEEGIGLGLMICYKIIETHQGKVFIESEVNKGTIVEVTLPICTF encoded by the coding sequence ATGATTATTAAAGACTATTTCATCAATCTTTCTATTTTTTCTTTACTTGTTAGCGCAGCAATATTTGTTCAAGTGTTTACGAGTCATTCCAGGCGATATTTTGAAAAATTCTATGGGGGGATCATCGCAGTTACTTTGATGTTCTTTTCTTTTCCGTACATGGGATTTTCCTACGATCTTCGAGTTGTTCCTCTTATTCTATCTTATATTTACTTTGGTCGCATTGCTGGTTGGATTACGTTAATTAGCATTATTATAATGCGTATCTTTTACATTGGTGGGTATTGGGAACCACCTGTGATTGCTTATTTAGGTATGGGTATCCTATTTACTGTTTTTAAAACATATTTTAAAAACCTTAATCCATTTAAAAGTGCATCTTTATATTTTTCTGTTTTTGTGGGAATAAAGTGGTTAGTTGGTGTATTCTTTAATACTACATTGCTTTACACTCAAGGCTTATTATATATTGCTTTAGGACTTTTAATTGGGCTATTTCTTATGGAAGCTTACCAGAGATTATATTATTTAACACAGGACTTAACTAAAATGAATCGAAAATTAAAAAAATCGAAGCAAGAACTCACAGATACCGTACACGAGCTTCAAGGGGGGATCTTTAAATTTAAAAAAGTGGGTAAGCACTTTATACACACTTTATGTGATGGACAGTTTTATTATCAAAACGGATTTTATTCTGAACAAGTGGTAGGGAAAAGCTTACGCACTATTGATGCTTCTATTGTTCCTCCACATTTAGTTCCACAATTGATGAAGTATTATCTTCAAGCATGGGAAGGGAAAGAAATTATATTTGAATTAGCCTGGCCAAATGATAAAACTATTATTCTTATTGCGCTTAGGCCGATTAAACGAAATGGACAAGTTATTGAAGTTGTTGGTTCTACAGTCGATATAACCGAAAGGAAAAAGGTAGAATCAGAATTAAGAGCAACCAAAGAATTACTGGAATCATTTATAAAGCATAATGTAGACGCTATTACCATATCTGATCGAGAAGGACATATTTTACAAGCTAATAAAGCTTATGAAAAGATATTTGGGTGGTCATCACACGAAATCATAGGTAAGAGATTACCTTGTGTACCAGACTTCTTAATGGACGAATCGCTTAAAAATATTCGGAAAATTCTAACAAGAGAATCCGTAGTTACTCGATTAGAAACTGTTAGACAACGTAACGATGGAAGCCTTCTTGATGTCAGTCTCACAGTTTCTCCTATTCTAGATGTAAGAGGAAATGTGATAGCTTTATCAGCAATATGTAGAGACATCTCTGAAAGAAAACAAGCAGAAAGAGAACGGCATCGATTACACCAACAATTAAGTGATAGTGAAATGAAGTACCGTGCACTAATCGAACAAGCAACTGACGCAGTATATGTAGTAGAGCTAAATGAAGATCAGGTTCCAAGTCGATTTATTGAGGTAAACCCTGTTGGGTGTAAAAGATTTGGATATAGTAGAGAAGAGCTGCTATCGTTGCCATTTCCAAATGCTGTACCACAAGATTCTCCAATGATTATAAAGCTGTTAGAAAAAATTAGAGAAGGACAGACTTCTTTCACTTTGCAAGATGAATATGTTTTTCCAACAGGAAAAATAATAACAACTGAGTTTAGTGTCCGTGTTTTTAACTTGAATGGTAAAAAAGTTTTCCTAAGTATCTCTCGTGATATCACTGAACGGTTAAAAACAGAAGAATTACTACGAAAATCTGAAAAACTCGCTGTCGTAGGACAATTAGCGACTGCAATGGCTCATGAAATTAATAATCCATTAACCGCAATGAAAGGGTTTATGCAATTACTAAAATCAACGGAAAATGAGAATAATCAGGGTTATATAGATATAGTATCATCAGAGATTGAGCGTATAGAAAGTATTACAACTGAATTTATGGCGGTAGCTAAACCACAGGTGGTAAAGATACAACCGAATGATATTAGTGTGCTAATGGATCAAGTTTTAATGCTACTGCAACCTCAAGTAATGATGAATAATATACAAATTCGAATCGATTTTACACCGGATATTCCATTGATTCCATGTGAAGGAAATCAATTAAAACAAGTATTTGTAAATATTTTAAAAAATGCAATGGAATCCATGCCAACGGGAGGGGAAATTCTGATTCAAATTGATAAACTTGAAAATGATCAAATAAGCATTCGTTTTATCGATCAAGGGTGCGGGATTCCAAAAGAACGTATACCATATCTCGGAGAACCTTTTTATAGTATTAAGGAAGAGGGGATTGGCTTAGGATTAATGATCTGTTATAAAATTATCGAAACACATCAAGGAAAGGTATTTATTGAGAGTGAAGTGAATAAGGGAACTATAGTTGAAGTCACGCTTCCTATTTGTACATTTTAA